One window of the Streptomyces sp. ITFR-21 genome contains the following:
- a CDS encoding AMP-binding protein, with amino-acid sequence MTGDGHDRPADRTGGGGRGGRGGAGGDGTGGTRPRPGDIGRLPGPLLRHRAERRPQTVPALPYPSAARTGTAGCSFAELDRRARAVAARLGTLLQPGSRVMLAYPEGPDLAGAFYGCLYAGMAAIPMVLPAPGATGPVGRAVGRIAPDLVLTGADTWTPLAVDRSRTQVLEADGRRVAGDPVWRLAQNWRPVGVLRSAPAYHRYHDDGAAGGRLEPAMSHADLADVTGELAQAVRLGTDEENVGWIAAVHGVEDAVWRILLPVRVTV; translated from the coding sequence ATGACCGGCGACGGCCACGACCGCCCGGCCGACCGGACCGGGGGCGGCGGACGCGGCGGCAGGGGCGGCGCCGGCGGCGACGGGACCGGCGGGACGCGTCCGCGGCCCGGCGACATCGGGCGGCTGCCCGGCCCGCTGCTGCGCCACCGCGCCGAGCGCCGCCCGCAGACCGTGCCCGCGCTGCCGTACCCGAGCGCCGCCAGAACCGGCACCGCCGGGTGCAGCTTCGCCGAACTCGACCGCCGGGCCCGCGCGGTCGCCGCCCGCCTCGGCACCCTGCTCCAGCCCGGCAGCCGCGTCATGCTCGCCTACCCGGAGGGCCCTGACCTGGCCGGCGCGTTCTACGGCTGCCTCTACGCCGGCATGGCCGCGATCCCGATGGTGCTGCCCGCGCCCGGGGCCACCGGCCCGGTCGGCCGCGCGGTCGGCCGCATCGCCCCCGACCTGGTACTGACCGGCGCCGACACCTGGACGCCCTTGGCGGTGGACCGGTCCCGTACCCAGGTGCTCGAAGCCGACGGGCGGCGGGTGGCGGGCGACCCCGTATGGCGCCTGGCCCAGAACTGGCGCCCGGTCGGCGTGCTGCGCAGCGCTCCCGCGTACCACCGCTACCACGACGACGGCGCGGCCGGCGGGCGGCTGGAGCCGGCGATGTCGCACGCCGACCTCGCCGACGTGACGGGCGAACTCGCCCAGGCGGTCCGGCTCGGCACCGACGAGGAGAACGTCGGCTGGATCGCGGCGGTGCACGGGGTGGAGGACGCGGTGTGGCGGATCCTGCTGCCGGTACGGGTCACTGTGTGA
- a CDS encoding VOC family protein, which produces MSGISEGAPCWADVALPDPDAGKRFYGELFGWTFQDQGEEFGHYAMALRDGRNAAALAGKMNASTPTAWSVYLASSDIGKTAVRIREAGGQIVFGPDAVGDSGAMMGVIDPGGSYLGVWQPGSHTGFGVVNEPGGFSWTENLTREVDTVDTFYTRVFGYDTQQVGDGAHFDYQVYSPPGDPEHPVGGRMRRAEDDPAGPADAGSAYRVYFAVEDCDAAAATVRRLGGRVLQEPRDSPFGRMAVVADDQGARFAVIDTTRRVGEAPAR; this is translated from the coding sequence ATGTCCGGAATCAGTGAAGGGGCCCCCTGTTGGGCCGATGTCGCCCTGCCCGATCCGGACGCGGGGAAGCGCTTCTACGGGGAGCTGTTCGGCTGGACTTTCCAGGACCAGGGTGAGGAGTTCGGGCACTACGCGATGGCCCTGCGCGACGGAAGGAACGCCGCGGCGCTGGCCGGCAAGATGAACGCGTCCACGCCCACCGCGTGGAGCGTCTACCTCGCCTCGTCCGACATAGGCAAGACCGCCGTGCGCATCCGGGAGGCCGGCGGCCAGATCGTCTTCGGGCCGGACGCGGTCGGCGACTCCGGCGCCATGATGGGCGTCATCGACCCCGGCGGCTCCTACCTGGGCGTCTGGCAGCCCGGCAGCCACACCGGCTTCGGTGTCGTGAACGAGCCCGGCGGCTTCAGCTGGACCGAGAACCTCACCCGCGAGGTGGACACCGTCGACACCTTCTACACCAGGGTGTTCGGGTACGACACCCAGCAGGTGGGCGACGGAGCGCACTTCGACTACCAGGTCTACTCGCCGCCCGGCGACCCCGAGCACCCGGTCGGCGGCCGGATGAGGCGCGCCGAGGACGACCCGGCGGGCCCGGCGGACGCCGGGTCCGCCTACCGGGTCTACTTCGCGGTCGAGGACTGCGACGCCGCCGCGGCCACCGTCCGCCGGCTCGGTGGCCGGGTGCTCCAGGAGCCCCGGGACTCGCCGTTCGGCCGGATGGCGGTCGTCGCCGACGACCAGGGCGCGCGGTTCGCGGTCATCGACACCACCCGCCGGGTCGGCGAGGCGCCCGCCCGGTAG
- a CDS encoding TetR/AcrR family transcriptional regulator, which translates to MTGQVRTVDGRVAGRRGQATRQKLLDCLGEMLGTSPYRDVKVIDVARMAGTSPATFYQYFPDVEGAVLELADEMAKEGAGLTDLVAGRSWAGKAGAQTAGELVDGFFSFWRRNDAILRVVDLGAAEGDKRFNRIRLRVLNSVTGSLTDSIKDLQSKGRVDQEVSAPAVAGSLVAMLAAVAAHQKGFTGTGVKQAELKPNLALLVHLGVTGKKPVK; encoded by the coding sequence ATGACAGGACAAGTTCGCACCGTCGACGGCCGCGTGGCGGGCCGCCGCGGGCAGGCCACTCGGCAGAAGCTGCTGGACTGCCTCGGCGAGATGCTCGGCACGTCGCCCTACCGCGACGTCAAGGTGATCGACGTCGCCAGGATGGCGGGCACCTCTCCCGCCACGTTCTATCAGTACTTCCCCGACGTCGAAGGCGCCGTCCTGGAGCTGGCCGACGAGATGGCCAAGGAGGGGGCGGGGCTGACCGACCTGGTGGCCGGCCGCTCCTGGGCGGGCAAGGCCGGCGCCCAGACCGCCGGCGAACTCGTCGACGGCTTCTTCTCCTTCTGGCGCAGGAACGACGCCATCCTACGCGTCGTGGACCTGGGCGCCGCCGAGGGCGACAAGCGGTTCAACAGGATCCGGCTGCGGGTCCTCAACTCGGTGACCGGCTCGCTCACCGACTCCATCAAGGACCTCCAGTCCAAGGGCCGGGTCGACCAGGAGGTCAGCGCCCCGGCCGTCGCCGGTTCGCTGGTGGCCATGCTGGCCGCGGTCGCCGCGCACCAGAAGGGTTTCACCGGAACCGGCGTCAAGCAGGCCGAGCTGAAGCCGAACCTGGCGCTGCTGGTGCACCTCGGGGTGACCGGGAAGAAACCGGTGAAGTAG
- a CDS encoding serine/threonine-protein kinase, producing the protein MMEQLTQHDPRRIGPFEVLGRLGAGGMGLVYLARSASGRRVAIKTVRAELAEDQLFRVRFTREVEAARAVSGFYTAAVVDADPRAAVPWLATAYVPAPSLEEIINESGPMPAQAVRWLAAGIAEALQSIHAAGLVHRDMKPSNVLVVEDGPRVIDFGIASGVSNTRLTMTNVAVGTPAYMSPEQARDSRSVRGASDIFSLGSTLVFAATGHAPFHGANPVETVFMLLREGPDLTGLPDELRPLIESCMRMEAERRPTPADLQAQLAPHLFSSGGDDTGTASAWLPPGAVALIEQRRSGRPPLPPGSRGAHAAGPQVPVNVPPPPPSPPRPVQTSRGGPAHGRDSRHQEPATAAPVQLAGSAPIGPGLRVAGTRHKAAAGAAPGTEWVRQRAGSHRAGEPAPAAVPVPAPAPPAAPAGEWRPWRFRMSNDVWGTPVVSDGLLYITSFEVHALDVASGRRQFKTREVAWTMAVADGRIHASDGPSLFALDAADGAERWRTPIDGWVYAVQAAAGTVVSATRGGGVQAWDAHRGSLRWERSGAQSEFESPDSGPTVIGRTVYYQGGGHLYAVDALTGAEQWSYPVGEPGAAGSVPTRPVVADGVAYLTAGTRVLALDARNGTERWHFDAPAVMFAPPAYVPGPGVSGGGVYVTDHLGTVYALDPADGRDRWRVATEPRQSVEPVVVAAGAVHLGAGSALYTLDAVSGTPRWRFAAQGEVVGSPAVAEGRVHFGSKDHCLYTLDAQGGQLRWRLETGGEITGSPVAAEGVVYACSKDRCVYALDAAKGTGASARRT; encoded by the coding sequence ATGATGGAGCAGCTGACGCAGCACGACCCGAGACGGATCGGCCCTTTCGAGGTACTGGGCAGGCTCGGCGCCGGCGGCATGGGGCTGGTCTACCTGGCCCGCTCGGCCTCCGGCCGCCGGGTGGCGATCAAGACCGTGCGCGCCGAACTGGCCGAGGACCAGCTGTTCCGGGTGCGGTTCACCCGTGAGGTGGAGGCGGCCCGCGCCGTCTCCGGCTTCTACACCGCCGCCGTCGTGGACGCCGACCCGCGCGCCGCCGTGCCCTGGCTCGCCACCGCCTACGTACCCGCGCCGTCGCTCGAAGAGATCATCAACGAGTCCGGGCCGATGCCCGCCCAGGCCGTACGGTGGCTCGCGGCCGGCATCGCCGAGGCGTTGCAGTCCATCCACGCCGCCGGGCTGGTGCACCGCGACATGAAGCCGTCCAACGTCCTGGTGGTCGAGGACGGCCCGCGCGTCATCGACTTCGGCATCGCCTCCGGCGTCTCCAACACCCGTCTGACGATGACCAACGTCGCCGTCGGCACCCCCGCCTACATGTCGCCGGAACAGGCCCGCGACTCCCGCAGCGTGCGCGGCGCCAGCGACATCTTCTCGCTCGGCTCCACCCTGGTCTTCGCCGCCACCGGCCACGCCCCCTTCCACGGCGCCAACCCGGTCGAGACCGTGTTCATGCTGCTGCGCGAAGGCCCCGACCTGACCGGGCTGCCCGACGAGCTGCGCCCGCTCATCGAGTCCTGCATGCGGATGGAGGCCGAGCGCCGCCCCACCCCCGCCGACCTGCAGGCGCAGCTCGCCCCGCACCTGTTCTCCTCCGGCGGCGACGACACCGGCACCGCCTCGGCCTGGCTGCCCCCGGGCGCGGTCGCGCTGATAGAGCAGCGCCGCAGCGGACGCCCGCCCCTGCCGCCCGGCAGCCGCGGCGCGCACGCCGCGGGCCCGCAGGTCCCGGTCAACGTGCCGCCCCCGCCGCCGTCACCGCCCCGCCCGGTCCAGACGTCGCGCGGCGGGCCCGCGCACGGCAGGGACAGCCGGCACCAGGAACCGGCCACCGCCGCCCCCGTCCAGCTGGCCGGGTCCGCGCCGATCGGCCCCGGACTGCGGGTCGCCGGCACCCGCCACAAGGCGGCGGCCGGCGCCGCCCCCGGCACGGAATGGGTGCGCCAGCGAGCCGGTTCCCACCGCGCGGGCGAGCCCGCCCCCGCCGCCGTCCCGGTGCCCGCGCCGGCTCCGCCCGCCGCGCCCGCGGGCGAGTGGCGGCCCTGGCGCTTCCGGATGTCCAACGACGTCTGGGGCACCCCGGTCGTCTCCGACGGCCTGCTCTACATCACCTCCTTCGAGGTCCACGCGCTCGACGTCGCCAGCGGACGCCGTCAGTTCAAGACCCGCGAGGTCGCCTGGACGATGGCCGTCGCCGACGGCCGGATCCACGCCTCCGACGGCCCCAGCCTCTTCGCCCTCGACGCGGCCGACGGCGCCGAGCGGTGGCGCACCCCGATCGACGGGTGGGTGTACGCGGTACAGGCCGCCGCGGGCACCGTCGTCAGCGCCACCCGCGGCGGCGGTGTCCAGGCGTGGGACGCCCACCGCGGCAGCCTGCGCTGGGAGCGGAGCGGCGCGCAGAGCGAGTTCGAGTCGCCGGACTCCGGCCCCACCGTCATCGGCAGGACCGTGTACTACCAGGGCGGCGGCCACCTGTACGCGGTCGACGCGCTGACCGGCGCCGAGCAGTGGTCGTACCCGGTCGGCGAGCCGGGCGCGGCCGGTTCCGTGCCGACCCGGCCGGTCGTGGCGGACGGCGTGGCGTACCTGACCGCCGGCACCCGGGTGCTCGCGCTGGACGCCCGCAACGGCACCGAGCGCTGGCACTTCGACGCGCCCGCGGTGATGTTCGCGCCGCCCGCGTACGTCCCCGGGCCCGGGGTGTCCGGCGGCGGCGTCTACGTCACCGACCACCTCGGCACGGTGTACGCGCTCGACCCCGCCGACGGCCGGGACCGCTGGCGGGTCGCCACCGAGCCGCGGCAGTCCGTCGAACCGGTGGTGGTCGCCGCCGGCGCGGTGCATCTCGGCGCGGGCAGCGCCCTGTACACGCTGGACGCGGTCAGCGGGACGCCGCGCTGGCGGTTCGCCGCGCAGGGCGAGGTGGTCGGATCGCCCGCGGTCGCCGAGGGCCGGGTGCACTTCGGCTCGAAGGACCACTGCCTCTACACGCTGGACGCCCAGGGCGGCCAGCTGCGGTGGCGGCTCGAGACCGGCGGCGAGATCACCGGGTCGCCGGTGGCCGCGGAGGGCGTGGTGTACGCGTGCTCCAAGGACCGCTGCGTGTACGCGCTCGACGCGGCGAAGGGCACCGGGGCGTCCGCCCGCCGGACCTGA
- a CDS encoding MFS transporter: MTQISPPSAPAAGDLPAPPADRPRLGVHRAWAVAAITFVTIIGAAAFASLPGLLIDPLHTEFGWSRGMIGFAVSVNLALYGLTAPFAAALMDRFGIRRVVAGALLIIAVGSALTVRMTQSWQLVVCWGVLVGLGSGSMALAFAATVTNRWFEARRGLVTGILTAGGAAGQLVFLPLLSWITEHHGWRPAALTVAVAAVAVVPFVWFLLRDHPADVGLAPYGAARFVPKPPPVVGAAGRTLRALREAARTSTFWLLAGTFAICGASTNGLVKTHFVPAAHDHGLPVTTAASLLAVIGVFDIAGTVASGWFTDRLSPRRLLAIYYGLRGLSLMFLPVLLGDSIHPPMVLFIVFYGLDWVATVPPTIALCREHYGDSGAIVFGWVLAAHQIGAAAVAYLGGVVRDTFGSYDLVWYSAGALCAIAALMSLVIRRRPVAVPALAVVG, translated from the coding sequence GTGACGCAGATATCCCCACCCTCCGCGCCGGCCGCCGGCGACCTCCCCGCCCCTCCCGCCGACCGCCCGCGCCTGGGCGTGCACCGCGCGTGGGCGGTCGCCGCCATCACCTTCGTGACGATCATCGGCGCCGCGGCCTTCGCCTCTTTGCCCGGTCTGCTGATCGACCCGCTGCACACCGAGTTCGGCTGGTCCCGGGGCATGATCGGCTTCGCGGTCTCCGTCAACCTGGCGCTCTACGGGCTGACCGCGCCCTTCGCCGCCGCCCTGATGGACCGCTTCGGCATCCGGCGGGTCGTCGCCGGCGCCCTGCTCATTATCGCGGTCGGCTCCGCGCTGACCGTGCGGATGACCCAGAGCTGGCAGCTCGTCGTCTGCTGGGGCGTGCTGGTTGGCCTCGGCAGCGGTTCGATGGCGCTCGCCTTCGCCGCGACCGTCACCAACCGGTGGTTCGAGGCCCGCCGCGGCCTGGTCACCGGCATCCTCACCGCGGGCGGCGCGGCGGGGCAGCTGGTGTTCCTGCCGCTGCTCTCCTGGATCACCGAGCACCACGGCTGGCGGCCGGCCGCCCTGACGGTGGCGGTCGCGGCGGTCGCGGTCGTGCCGTTCGTCTGGTTCCTGCTGCGGGACCACCCGGCGGACGTGGGTCTGGCACCCTACGGCGCGGCGCGGTTCGTGCCGAAGCCGCCACCGGTCGTCGGCGCCGCCGGACGGACGCTGCGTGCGCTGCGGGAGGCGGCGCGCACCAGCACCTTCTGGCTACTGGCCGGCACCTTCGCGATCTGCGGCGCGTCGACCAACGGCCTGGTGAAGACCCACTTCGTGCCCGCCGCCCACGACCACGGGCTGCCGGTCACCACCGCGGCCTCGCTGCTCGCCGTGATCGGGGTGTTCGACATCGCGGGCACGGTGGCCTCGGGCTGGTTCACCGACCGCCTGTCGCCCCGGCGGCTGCTCGCGATCTACTACGGACTGCGCGGACTGTCGCTGATGTTCCTCCCCGTGCTGCTCGGCGACAGCATCCATCCGCCGATGGTGCTCTTCATCGTCTTCTACGGCCTGGACTGGGTGGCCACCGTGCCGCCGACCATCGCGCTGTGCCGCGAGCACTACGGAGACAGCGGCGCCATCGTCTTCGGCTGGGTGCTGGCCGCCCATCAGATCGGTGCCGCCGCGGTCGCCTACCTCGGCGGCGTGGTGCGGGACACGTTCGGTTCGTACGACCTCGTCTGGTATTCCGCCGGCGCGTTGTGCGCGATAGCCGCGCTGATGTCCCTGGTCATCCGCCGCCGGCCGGTCGCCGTTCCCGCGCTGGCGGTCGTCGGGTGA
- a CDS encoding AfsR/SARP family transcriptional regulator: METRPEPGASLRFAVLGPVRAWRGGEPIGTGAPQQRALLAALLLRGGRTATAPELVDAVWGESPPNTALAALRSYAFRLRKALGPQALVTDSGGYALHVDADALDSAVVERLAAEADKHRTAGDLPQARELLVTALSLWHGEPLAGLPGPYAEAQRSRLTEWHVGLVETRLELDLELGAHAEAVSELTALSAEHPLRERLRALLMLALYRSGRQAEALGVYADTRRLLADELGIDPSAELAELHQRILEADPSLAAPAGTGPGAPEVFRPAQLPATVADFTGREGFVRELTEQLAETSRDSGVMAVSALAGIGGVGKTTLAVHVAHQVREDFPDGQLYVDLQGTDPRPAEPEAVLAAFLRALGVPNPAIPDTLAERAALYRSTLDGRRVLALLDNAYDAAQIRSLLPGTPGCAALVTSRMRMVDLAGAHLVDLDVMSPEEALRLFARIVGEERTSSERQAALDVVGACGFLPLAIRIAAARLAARRTWTVSVLANKLADQRRRLDELRAGDLGVKATFALGYGHLSPAQARAFRLLSLPDGPDISLHAAAAVLDLDPYRTEELLEALVDISLIESAAPARYRFHDLLRLYARECAERDETPEARCQAQSRLLDFYLASAACAYELENPGDRMLEHLAATGRPGLAFGSREESLEWLFSEAQALLAAVQQTADGGCEGPMRRAVDLLMAAQDLMESGVYARQYEQATRAVVATAQACGDALVEGRARLLYGQLLRLSGRYAESENQAEHASRLGTAAGDRLTCSYAPNLRGTLAYQERGFERCAGYFAEAIEQFQADGNRHGEAAALSNLSRAQLELGQLDAALTATARVVHIYRELGAGFRLGNGLYAMAISLTAADRLEEAQACLTEALQIFRDARQQFWEGMTLYRLAKVHLAGNSWRQSASHVEQALVILRETGGEWRVANALTVLGQALAGMGQPVRAHACWHDALSAFSAIGSFREAQDVRRLLGDDTAPPSTIAL, encoded by the coding sequence ATGGAAACCAGGCCGGAGCCGGGCGCAAGCCTGCGGTTCGCGGTCCTCGGTCCGGTTCGCGCCTGGCGGGGTGGGGAGCCGATCGGGACCGGCGCGCCGCAGCAGCGCGCCTTGCTGGCCGCGCTGCTGCTGCGTGGCGGGCGTACCGCGACCGCGCCGGAGCTCGTCGACGCGGTGTGGGGGGAGAGCCCGCCCAACACCGCGCTGGCCGCGCTGCGTTCTTACGCGTTCCGGCTGCGCAAGGCGCTCGGTCCGCAGGCGCTGGTGACCGACTCGGGCGGTTACGCCCTGCATGTGGACGCCGACGCGCTGGACAGCGCGGTGGTGGAGCGGCTGGCCGCCGAGGCGGACAAGCACCGCACCGCGGGCGATCTGCCGCAGGCGCGCGAACTGCTGGTGACCGCGTTGTCGTTGTGGCACGGCGAGCCGCTGGCCGGACTGCCGGGTCCGTACGCGGAGGCGCAGCGCAGCCGGCTGACGGAGTGGCATGTCGGGCTGGTCGAGACGCGCCTGGAGCTGGACCTGGAACTGGGCGCGCACGCCGAGGCGGTCTCCGAGCTCACCGCCCTGTCCGCCGAGCACCCGTTGCGGGAGCGGCTGCGGGCGCTGCTGATGCTGGCGCTGTACCGCAGCGGCCGGCAGGCCGAGGCGCTCGGTGTCTACGCCGACACCCGGCGGCTGCTCGCCGACGAACTCGGCATCGACCCGTCCGCCGAACTCGCCGAGCTGCACCAGCGGATCCTGGAGGCCGACCCGTCCCTGGCCGCCCCCGCGGGGACCGGACCGGGCGCGCCGGAAGTGTTCCGGCCCGCGCAACTGCCCGCCACCGTCGCCGACTTCACCGGCCGTGAGGGGTTCGTACGGGAGTTGACCGAGCAGCTCGCCGAAACGTCGAGGGACAGCGGGGTGATGGCGGTCTCCGCGCTCGCCGGGATCGGCGGTGTCGGCAAGACGACGCTGGCGGTGCACGTGGCGCACCAGGTCCGCGAAGACTTCCCCGACGGACAGCTGTACGTCGACCTGCAGGGCACCGACCCGCGCCCGGCCGAACCCGAGGCGGTTCTGGCCGCGTTCCTGCGCGCGCTCGGCGTCCCCAACCCCGCCATCCCCGACACGCTCGCCGAACGCGCCGCGCTGTACCGCTCGACGCTGGACGGGCGGCGGGTGCTGGCGCTGCTCGACAACGCCTACGACGCCGCGCAGATCCGCAGCCTGCTGCCCGGCACCCCGGGCTGCGCGGCACTGGTCACCAGCCGGATGCGGATGGTGGACCTGGCCGGCGCGCACCTGGTCGACCTCGACGTGATGTCGCCGGAGGAGGCGCTGCGGCTCTTCGCCAGGATCGTCGGCGAGGAGCGCACCAGCAGCGAACGGCAGGCCGCCCTGGACGTGGTGGGCGCGTGCGGGTTCCTGCCGCTGGCGATCCGGATCGCCGCCGCCCGGCTGGCCGCCCGCCGCACCTGGACCGTCTCCGTGCTCGCCAACAAGCTCGCCGACCAGCGCCGCCGGCTGGACGAGCTGCGGGCCGGGGACCTCGGGGTGAAGGCCACCTTCGCGCTCGGCTACGGCCACCTGTCGCCCGCCCAGGCCCGCGCGTTCCGGCTGCTGTCGCTGCCCGACGGCCCGGACATCTCGCTGCACGCCGCCGCGGCCGTGCTGGACCTGGACCCGTACCGGACCGAGGAGCTGCTGGAGGCACTGGTCGACATCAGCCTCATCGAGTCCGCCGCGCCCGCCCGCTACCGCTTCCACGACCTGCTGCGGCTGTACGCGCGCGAGTGCGCCGAGCGTGACGAGACACCCGAGGCGCGCTGCCAGGCGCAGTCCCGGCTGCTGGACTTCTACCTCGCGTCGGCCGCGTGCGCCTACGAGTTGGAGAACCCGGGCGACCGGATGCTGGAGCACCTGGCCGCCACCGGCCGCCCCGGACTCGCCTTCGGGTCGCGCGAGGAATCCCTGGAGTGGCTGTTCTCCGAGGCACAGGCCCTGCTGGCGGCCGTCCAGCAGACCGCGGACGGCGGCTGCGAGGGCCCGATGCGGCGCGCGGTCGACCTGCTGATGGCCGCCCAGGACCTGATGGAGTCCGGGGTCTACGCCCGGCAGTACGAGCAGGCCACCCGGGCCGTGGTCGCCACCGCGCAGGCCTGCGGCGACGCCCTGGTGGAAGGCCGCGCCCGGCTGCTGTACGGCCAACTGCTGCGGCTCTCGGGCCGCTACGCGGAGTCGGAGAACCAGGCGGAGCACGCCTCGCGGCTGGGCACCGCCGCCGGGGACCGGCTGACGTGCAGCTACGCGCCGAACCTGCGCGGCACCCTGGCCTACCAGGAGCGCGGGTTCGAGCGGTGCGCCGGCTACTTCGCCGAGGCCATCGAGCAGTTCCAGGCCGACGGCAACCGGCACGGCGAAGCCGCCGCGCTCAGCAACCTGTCCCGGGCCCAGCTCGAACTCGGCCAGCTGGACGCGGCGTTGACGGCGACGGCGCGGGTGGTCCACATCTACCGCGAGCTCGGCGCCGGATTCCGGCTCGGCAACGGCCTGTACGCCATGGCCATCTCGCTCACCGCCGCCGACCGGCTGGAGGAGGCGCAGGCGTGCCTGACCGAGGCGCTGCAGATCTTCCGCGACGCCCGGCAGCAGTTCTGGGAGGGCATGACCCTCTACCGGCTCGCCAAGGTCCACCTGGCCGGGAACAGCTGGCGTCAGTCCGCCTCGCACGTCGAGCAGGCACTGGTCATCCTGCGCGAGACGGGCGGCGAGTGGCGCGTCGCCAACGCGCTCACCGTCCTCGGCCAGGCGCTGGCAGGCATGGGCCAGCCGGTCCGCGCACACGCCTGCTGGCACGACGCGCTGAGCGCCTTCTCCGCCATCGGATCGTTCCGCGAGGCCCAGGACGTACGCCGACTGCTCGGCGACGACACCGCGCCGCCGTCCACCATCGCCCTGTGA
- a CDS encoding flavin-containing monooxygenase → MSESTSADPGAQASTAAPEAIVIGAGPGGLAAAAALRQRGLRPLVLERADHLGASWRQHYDRLHLHTTRRLSSLPGLPIPRAYGRWVGRDDVVRYLERYAEHHDLDIATGIEVTRVERAGSGWSLPATGGRVLTSPVVVVATGHNHTPYIPDWPGRNTFPGDLLHASGYRNAAPYAGRDVLVVGVGNTGAEVAVDLAEGGAARVRLAVRTPPHIMRRSTAGWPAQASGILVRRLPAGLVDRLAPYIERLSVPDLSGYGMPRPDTGLYARVLDGAIPVQDVGLIAAVRSRRVEPVAAVERLDGDKVRLADGTGISPEVIIAATGYRRGLEPLVGHLGVLDGRGRPVVHGARTPPDAPGLYFTGFTNPISGMLRELAIDARKIAQAAARLG, encoded by the coding sequence ATGTCCGAGTCCACCTCCGCCGACCCCGGTGCCCAGGCGAGCACCGCGGCACCCGAGGCCATCGTCATCGGCGCCGGTCCCGGCGGTCTGGCCGCGGCGGCGGCACTGCGGCAACGGGGCCTGCGCCCGCTGGTGCTGGAGCGCGCGGACCACCTCGGGGCGTCCTGGCGCCAGCACTACGACCGGCTCCACCTGCACACCACCCGGCGGCTGTCCTCGCTGCCGGGGCTGCCCATCCCCCGGGCGTACGGGCGCTGGGTCGGGCGGGACGACGTCGTGCGGTACCTGGAGCGCTACGCCGAGCACCACGACCTCGACATAGCGACCGGCATCGAGGTGACCCGGGTGGAGAGGGCCGGCTCCGGCTGGTCGCTGCCGGCGACCGGCGGCCGGGTGCTGACCTCTCCGGTGGTCGTGGTGGCGACCGGCCACAACCACACGCCGTACATACCCGACTGGCCGGGACGAAACACCTTCCCCGGCGATCTTCTGCACGCCTCGGGCTACCGCAACGCGGCCCCGTACGCCGGGCGGGACGTGCTGGTGGTCGGCGTCGGCAACACGGGCGCCGAAGTGGCCGTGGACCTGGCCGAGGGAGGGGCCGCCCGGGTCCGGCTGGCGGTGCGCACGCCGCCGCACATCATGCGCCGCTCCACCGCGGGCTGGCCCGCGCAGGCCAGCGGCATCCTGGTCCGGCGGCTGCCGGCCGGGCTGGTGGACCGGCTGGCCCCGTACATCGAGCGGCTGAGCGTGCCCGACCTGTCCGGGTACGGTATGCCCCGGCCGGACACGGGGCTGTACGCGCGGGTGCTGGACGGGGCGATCCCGGTGCAGGACGTCGGCCTGATCGCGGCGGTGCGGTCCCGCCGGGTCGAACCGGTCGCCGCCGTCGAGCGGTTGGACGGCGACAAGGTGCGGCTCGCCGACGGCACCGGCATCAGTCCCGAGGTGATCATCGCCGCGACCGGCTACCGGCGCGGGCTCGAACCGCTCGTCGGCCACCTCGGCGTGCTCGACGGCCGCGGGCGGCCGGTGGTACACGGCGCAAGGACGCCGCCGGACGCGCCCGGCCTGTACTTCACCGGATTCACCAACCCGATCAGCGGGATGCTCCGGGAACTGGCCATCGACGCCCGGAAGATCGCACAGGCGGCCGCCCGGCTGGGCTGA